The following proteins are co-located in the Larimichthys crocea isolate SSNF chromosome XXIV, L_crocea_2.0, whole genome shotgun sequence genome:
- the pomt2 gene encoding protein O-mannosyl-transferase 2, whose amino-acid sequence MAKEEHTTQWNKTGDTSTLRNRKIFPPSTHLSKDNSQTSGHLSEDDTQSSNGTSAQLAARGSVRNEATSRVLLMLVVGLSFSTRLYKIAEPPHVCWDETHFGKMGSYYINRTFFFDVHPPLGKMLIGLAGYMTGYDGTFPFIKPGDKYEHHNYWGMRGFCAVLGSFLPIFAYLIVLELSQSHTAALITATLLIFDTGCITISQYILLDPILMFFIMAAVLSMVKFSRQRYRPFSASWWFWLILTGVNLAGALGVKFVGLFVILLVGLNTVWDLWRLLGDLSLSLVEIAKHFLARVVGLILLPLLLYVTIFAVHFVVLNKSGPGDGFFSSAFQSRLIGNNLHNASMPEYLAYGSTITVKNLRIAGGYLHSHWHLYPEGVGAKQQQVTAYLHKDYNNVWLVHRQGDINSQSGTPDLVRHGDIIRLEHKETTRNLHSHLHEAPLTKKHFQVTGYGINGTGDTNDLWQVEVCGGRKGDLVKVLRSKVRFLHRATGCVLYSSGKTLPKWGWEQVEVTCSPYLKETPSSQWNIEDHINPKLPNISLSVLKPHFLEILLESHIVMIRGNSGLKPKDNEMNSKPWHWPINYQGLRFSGVNDTEYRVYLLGNPVVWWVNLASLGFYLIMVSVASIALQRGFSLSQKRIEHAHVLKSEGGLLLLGWLLHYAPFYTMGRVLYYHHYFPAMLFNSMLTGITLDILLKGCDLLLRPPYSDWLQRVGQMAFLFSVLYSFYLFHPLSYGMTGPLAHELGSVMAGLKWMNTWEF is encoded by the exons ATGGCAAAAGAAGAACATACAACACAATGGAACAAAACAGGAGATACCTCAACACTACGAAACAGGAAAATCTTTCCCCCATCCACTCATTTGTCAAAAGACAACAGTCAAACATCTGGACACTTGTCAGAAGATGACACCCAGTCTTCAAATGGGACATCTGCTCAGCTTGCAGCCAGAGGAAGTGTCAGGAATGAGGCCACAAGCAGAGTGCTGCTGATGCTGGTGGTGGGGCTGTCTTTCTCCACACGCCTCTACAAGATAGCCGAGCCTCCTCATGTGTG CTGGGACGAAACGCACTTTGGAAAGATGGGAAGCTACTACATCAACAGGACCTTCTTCTTTGACGTCCATCCTCCTCTCGGAAAA ATGCTGATAGGTCTCGCCGGCTACATGACCGGTTATGATggcacctttcctttcattaaGCCAGGAGATAAATATGAACACCACAACTACTGGGGGATGAGAGGG TTTTGTGCCGTCTTGGGTTCCTTCCTCCCAATCTTTGCCTACCTCATAGTGCTGGAGTTGTCTCAGTCTCACACTGCTGCTCTCATCACTGCCACCCTGCTCATATTTG ACACTGGCTGTATCACCATTTCCCAGTACATCCTCTTAGACCCCATACTCATGTTCTTCATCATGGCAGCAGTGCTGAGCATGGTCAAGTTCAGCCGGCAGAGATACAG gccCTTTTCTGCCTCCTGGTGGTTCTGGCTGATACTGACCGGTGTTAACCTCGCTGGCGCGTTGGGGGTGAAGTTTGTGGGTCTATTTGTCATCTTGTTAGTGGGACTGAACACAGTCTGGGACCTGTGGAGACTTTTGGGAGACCTGAGCCTCTCACTG gTGGAAATTGCCAAGCACTTCCTGGCTCGGGTTGTTGGACTCATCCTGCTCCCGCTCCTCCTCTATGTTACAATATTTGCAGTCCACTTTGTTGTGTTAAACAAAAG tgGACCAGGAGATGGTTTCTTCAGTTCAGCCTTTCAGTCCCGTCTAATTGGGAACAACCTACACAATGCATCCATGCCTGAGT ACCTGGCATACGGCTCCACCATCACAGTCAAAAACCTTCGTATTGCTGGAGGCTATTTGCACTCTCATTGGCACTTATACCCTGAGGGCGTGggagcaaagcagcagcag GTGACAGCCTATCTACATAAGGACTACAACAACGTGTGGCTCGTTCACAGACAGGGCGATATTAACT CTCAATCTGGGACGCCTGATCTGGTTCGTCATGGTGATATAATTCGATTGGAGCACAAAGA AACAACCCGTAACCTTCACAGTCACCTCCATGAGGCTCCTCTCACCAAGAAACACTTCCAGGTTACAGGCTATGGCATT AATGGCACCGGTGACACCAATGACCtctggcaggtggaggtgtgtggaGGTCGGAAGGGTGACCTGGTGAAGGTGCTGCGTAGCAAAGTCCGCTTTCTGCACCGAGCTACTGGTTGTGTGCTTTACTCCTCTGGCAAGACTCTCCCAAAGTG gggctgggaacaggtggaggtgaCCTGTAGTCCATACTTGAAGGAGACTCCGAGCTCTCAGTGGAACATCGAAGATCATATCAATCCTAAAC TGCCCAACATTAGTTTGTCTGTGCTGAAGCCCCATTTTCTGGAGATCTTACTGGAGTCTCACATTGTTATGATAAGA ggTAACAGTGGTTTGAAACCCAAAGAcaatgagatgaactcaaaacCCTGGCACTGGCCCATCAACTATCAG GGATTGAGGTTTTCTGGCGTGAATGACACAGAGTATCGTGTTTACCTGCTGGGGAATCCT GTGGTCTGGTGGGTGAACCTGGCCAGTTTGGGATTTTATCTTATCATGGTGTCAGTGGCATCAATAGCACTCCAAAGAGGTTTCTCACTGAGCCAAAAAAGAATAG AGCATGCTCATGTGCTGAAGAGTGAAGGGGGACTGCTACTCCTCGGTTGGCTGCTGCATTATGCACCTTTCTATACTATGGGCCGTGTGCTCTACTACCACCACTACTTCCCTGCAATGCTCTTCAACAGCATGCTAACAG gAATTACTCTAGACATTCTGTTGAAAGGCTGCGACCTGCTACTACGCCCACcttattctgattggctgcagagaGTCGGACAGATGGCATTTCTGTTCAGCGTTCTTTACAG